Proteins encoded in a region of the Orcinus orca chromosome X, mOrcOrc1.1, whole genome shotgun sequence genome:
- the MED12 gene encoding mediator of RNA polymerase II transcription subunit 12 isoform X1, which produces MAAFGILSYEHRPLKRPRLGPPDVYPQDPKQKEDELTALNVKQGFNNQPAVSGDEHGSAKNVNFNPAKISSNFSSIIAEKLRCNTLPDTGRRKPQVNQKDNFWLVTARSQSAINTWFTDLAGTKPLTQLAKKVPIFSKKEEVFGYLAKYTVPVMRAAWLIKMTCAYYAAITETKVKKRHVIDPFMEWTQIITKYLWEQLQKMAEYYRPGPSGSGGCGSTIGPLPHDVEVAIRQWDYNEKLAMFMFQDGMLDRHEFLTWVLECFEKIRPGEDELLKLLLPLLLRYSGEFVQSAYLSRRLAYFCTRRLALQLDGMSSHSSHVMSAQSTSTLPTTPAPQPPTSSTPSTPFSDLLMCPQHRPLVFGLSCILQTILLCCPSALVWHYSLTDSRIKTGSPLDHLPIAPSNLPMPEGNSAFTQQVRAKLREIEQQIKERGQAVEVRWSFDKCQEATAGFTIGRVLHTLEVLDSHSFERSDFSNSLDSLCNRIFGLGPSKDGHEISSDDDAVVSLLCEWAVSCKRSGRHRAMVVAKLLEKRQAEIEAERCGESEAADEKGSIASGSLSAPSAPIFQDVLLQFLDTQAPMLTDPRSESERVEFFNLVLLFCELIRHDVFSHNMYTCTLISRGDLAFGAPGPRPPSPFDDPADDPERKEAEGSSSSKLEDPGLSESMDIDPSSSVLFEDMEKPDFSLFSPTMPCEGKGSPSPEKPDVEKEVKPPPKEKLEGTLGVLYDQPRHVQYATHFPIPQEESCSHECNQRLVVLFGVGKQRDDARHAIKKITKDILKVLNRKGTAETDQLAPIVPLNPGDLTFLGGEDGQKRRRNRPEAFPTAEDIFAKFQHLSHYDQHQVTAQVSRNVLEQITSFALGMSYHLPLVQHVQFIFDLMEYSLSISGLIDFAIQLLNELSVVEAELLLKSSDLVGSYTTSLCLCIVAVLRHYHACLILNQDQMAQVFEGLCGVVKHGMNRSDGSSAERCILAYLYDLYTSCSHLKSKFGELFSDFCSKVKNTIYCNVEPSESNMRWAPEFMIDTLENPAAHTFTYTGLGKSLSENPANRYSFVCNALMHVCVGHHDPDRVNDIAILCAELTGYCKSLSAEWLGVLKALCCSSNNGTCGFNDLLCNVDVSDLSFHDSLATFVAILIARQCLLLEDLIRCAAIPSLLNAACSEQDSEPGARLTCRILLHLFKTPQLNPCQSDGTVSPDKPTVGIRSSCDRHLLAASQNRIVDGAVFAVLKAVFVLGDAELKGSGFTVTGGTEELPEEEGGGGSGGRRQGGRNISVETASLDVYAKYVLRSICQQEWVGERCLKSLCEDSNDLQDPVLSSAQAQRLMQLICYPHRLLDNEDGENPQRQRIKRILQNLDQWTMRQSSLELQLMIKQTPNNEMNSLLENIAKATIEVFQQSAETGSSSGNTASNMPSSSKTKPVLSSLERSGVWLVAPLIAKLPTSVQGHVLKAAGEELEKGQHLGSSSRKERDRQKQKSMSLLSQQPFLSLVLTCLKGQDEQREGLLTSLYSQVHQIVNNWRDDQYLDDCKPKQLMHEALKLRLNLVGGMFDTVQRSTQQTTEWAVLLLEIIISGTVDMQSNNELFTTVLDMLSVLINGTLAADMSSISQGSMEENKRAYMNLVKKLRKELGERQSDSLEKVRQLLPLPKQTRDVITCEPQGSLIDTKGNKIAGFDSIFKKEGLQVSTKQKISPWDLFEGLKPSAPLSWGWFGTVRVDRRVARGEEQQRLLLYHTHLRPRPRAYYLEPLPLPPEDEEPPAPALLEPEKKAPEPPKTDKPGAAPPSTEERKKKSTKGKKRSQPAAKTEDYGMGPGRSGPYGVTVPPDLLHHTNPGSISHLSYRQGSIGLYTQNQPLPAGGPRVDPYRPVRLPMQKLPTRPPYPGVLPTTMTGVMGLEPSSYKTSVYRQQQPAVPQGQRLRQQLQAKIQSQGMLGQSSVHQMTPSSSYGLQTSQGYTPYVSHVGLQQHTGPAGTMVPPSYSSQPYQSTHSSTNPTLVDPTRHLQQRPSGYVHQQAPTYGHGLTSTQRFSHQTLQQTPMIGTMTPLGAQGVQAGVRSASILPEQQQQQQQQQQQQQQQQQQQQQQQQQQQQQYHIRQQQQQQILRQQQQQQQQQQQQQQQQQQQQQQQQQQQQQQQQQAHQQQQQQAAPPQPQPQSQPQFQRQGLQQTQQQQQTAALVRQLQQQLSNTQPQPSTNIFGRY; this is translated from the exons ATGGCGGCCTTCGGGATCTTGAGCTACGAACACCGGCCCCTGAAGCGGCCGCGGCTGGGGCCTCCCGATGTGTACCCTCAAGATCCCAAACAGAAGGAG GATGAACTAACGGCCTTGAATGTAAAACAAGGTTTCAATAACCAGCCAGCTGTCTCTGGGGATGAACATGGCAGTGCCAAGAACGTCAACTTCAATCCTGCCAAG ATCAGTTCCAACTTCAGCAGCATTATTGCTGAGAAGTTACGTTGTAACACCCTCCCTGACACCGGTAGAAGGAAGCCCCAAGTGAACCAGAAGGACAACTTCTGGCTGGTGACTGCACGATCCCAGAGTGCCATTAACACCTGGTTCACCGATCTGGCTGGCACCAAGCCACTCACACAACTAGCCAAAAAG GTCCCCATTTTCAGTAAGAAGGAAGAAGTGTTTGGGTACTTGGCCAAGTACACAGTGCCTGTGATGCGGGCTGCCTGGCTCATTAAGATGACCTGTGCCTACTATGCAGCGATCACAGAGACCAAGGTTAAGAAGAGACATGTCATTGACCCTTTCATGG AATGGACTCAGATCATCACCAAGTACTTATGGGAGCAGCTGCAAAAGATGGCTGAATACTACCGGCCAGGGCCTTCCGGAAGTGGGGGCTGTGGTTCTACTATAGGGCCCTTGCCCCATGATGTAGAGGTGGCAATCCGGCAGTGGGACTACAATGAGAAGCTAGCCATGTTCATGTTTCAG GACGGAATGCTGGACAGACATGAGTTCCTGACCTGGGTACTTGAGTGTTTTGAGAAAATCCGCCCTGGAGAGGATGAATTGCTTAAActgctgctgcccctgctgcTTCGA TACTCTGGGGAATTCGTTCAGTCTGCATACCTCTCCCGCCGCCTTGCCTACTTCTGTACGCGGAGACTGGCCCTGCAGCTGGATGGCATGAGCAGTCACTCATCTCATGTGATGTCTGCTCAGTCAACAAGCACACTGCCCACGACCCCTGCTCCTCAGCCCCCAACTAGCAGCACACCCTCTACACCCTTTAGTGACCTGCTTATGTGCCCTCAGCACCGGCCCCTAGTTTTTGGCCTCAGCTGTATCCTTCAG ACCATCCTCCTGTGTTGTCCTAGTGCCCTGGTTTGGCACTACTCACTGACTGATAGCCGAATCAAGACTGGCTCACCACTTGACCACCTGCCTATTGCCCCCTCCAACCTGCCCATGCCAGAGGGCAACAGTGCCTTCACTCAGCAG GTCCGTGCAAAGTTGCGGGAGATTGAGCAGCAGATCAAGGAGCGAGGACAGGCCGTTGAGGTTCGCTGGTCTTTTGATAAGTGCCAAGAAGCTACTGCAG GCTTCACCATTGGACGGGTGCTCCATACTTTGGAAGTGCTGGACAGCCATAGTTTTGAGCGCTCTGACTTCAGCAACTCTCTTGATTCCCTCTGTAATCGAATCTTTGGATTGGGGCCTAGCAAGGATGGGCACGAG ATCTCCTCAGATGATGATGCTGTGGTATCATTACTGTGTGAATGGGCTGTCAGCTGCAAGCGCTCTGGTCGTCATCGTGCGATGGTGGTAGCCAAGCTGCTGGAGAAGAGACAGGCAGAGATTGAGGCTGAG CGTTGTGGAGAATCGGAAGCCGCAGATGAGAAGGGTTCCATAGCCTCTGGCTCCCTTTCTGCTCCTAGTGCTCCCATTTTCCAGGATGTCCTCCTGCAGTTTCTGGATACACAGGCTCCCATGCTGA CGGACCCCCGAAGTGAGAGTGAGCGAGTGGAGTTCTTTAACTTGGTACTGCTTTTCTGTGAACTGATTCGACATGATGTTTTCTCCCACAACATGTACACTTGCACCCTCATCTCCCGAGGGGACCTTGCCTTCGGAGCCCCTGGTCCCCGGCCTCCCTCTCCCTTTGATGACCCTGCCGATGACCCTGAGCGCAAAGAGGCtgagggcagcagcagcagcaagctGGAG GATCCAGGCCTCTCGGAGTCTATGGACATCGACCCTAGCTCCAGTGTGCTCTTTGAGGACATGGAGAAGCCTGATTTCTCA TTGTTCTCCCCCACTATGCCCTGTGAGGGGAAGGGCAGTCCATCCCCTGAGAAACCAGATGTTGAGAAGGAGGTGAAGCCCCCACCCAAGGAGAAGCTAGAAGGGACCCTTGGGGTTCTTTATGACCAGCCGCGGCATGTGCAGTATGCCACGCACTTTCCCATCCCCCAG GAGGAGTCATGCAGCCATGAGTGCAACCAGCGGTTGGTCGTACTGTTTGGGGTGGGAAAGCAGCGAGATGATGCCCGCCATGCCATCAAGAAAATTACCAAGGATATCCTGAAGGTTCTGAACCGCAAAGGGACAGCGGAAACTG ACCAGCTTGCTCCTATTGTGCCTCTGAATCCTGGAGACCTGACATTCTTAG GTGGGGAGGATGGGCAGAAGCGGCGGCGCAACCGGCCTGAAGCCTTCCCCACTGCCGAGGATATCTTTGCTAAGTTCCAGCACCTTTCACATTATGACCAACACCAGGTCACAGCTCAG GTCTCCCGGAATGTTCTGGAGCAGATCACGAGCTTTGCCCTTGGCATGTCGTACCACTTACCTCTGGTGCAGCATGTGCAGTTCATCTTCGACCTCATGGAATATTCACTCAGCATCAGTGGCCTCATCGACTTTGCCATTCAG CTACTGAATGAACTGAGTGTAGTTGAGGCCGAGTTGCTTCTCAAATCCTCGGATCTGGTGGGCAGCTACACCACCAGCCTGTGCCTGTGCATCGTGGCTGTCCTGCGGCACTATCACGCCTGCCTCATCCTcaaccaggaccagatggcacaGGTCTTTGAGGG GCTGTGTGGCGTAGTCAAGCATGGGATGAACCGGTCCGATGGCTCCTCCGCAGAACGCTGTATCCTTGCTTATCTCTATGATCTGTACACCTCCTGTAGCCATTTAAAGAGCAAATTTGGGGAGCTCTTCAG cGACTTCTGCTCCAAGGTGAAGAACACCATCTACTGCAACGTGGAGCCGTCAGAATCCAACATGCGCTGGGCACCTGAGTTCATGATTGACACTCTGGAGAACCCTGCCGCTCACACCTTCACCTACACAGGGCTAGGCAAGAGTCTTAGTGAGAACCCTGCTAACCGCTACAGCTTTGTCTGCAATGCCCTTATGCACGTCTGTGTGGGGCACCATGATCCCGATAG GGTGAATGACATCGCAATCCTGTGTGCAGAGCTGACCGGCTATTGCAAGTCACTGAGTGCAGAGTGGCTGGGAGTGCTTAAGGCCTTGTGCTGCTCCTCTAACAATGGCACTTGTGGTTTCAACGACCTCCTCTGCAATGTAGAT GTCAGTGACCTGTCTTTTCACGACTCCCTGGCCACTTTTGTTGCCATCCTCATCGCTCGGCAGTGTTTGCTCCTGGAGGATCTGATTCGCTGTGCAGCCATCCCTTCGCTTCTTAATGCTG CTTGCAGTGAACAGGACTCTGAGCCGGGGGCCCGGCTTACCTGCCGCATCCTCCTCCACCTTTTCAAGACACCTCAACTCAATCCTTGCCAGTCGGACGGAA CTGTCTCCCCAGACAAGCCTACAGTAGGAATCCGCTCCTCCTGTGACCGCCACCTGCTGGCTGCCTCCCAGAACCGCATTGTGGATGGAGCTGTGTTTGCTGTTCTCAAGGCTGTGTTTGTACTTG GGGATGCGGAACTGAAGGGTTCAGGCTTCACTGTGACAGGAGGAACAGAAGAACttccagaggaggagggaggaggtggcagtGGCGGTCGGAGGCAGGGTGGCCGCAACATCTCTGTGGAGACAGCCAGTCTGGATGTCTATGCCAAGTACGTGCTGCGCAGCATCTGCCAGCAG GAATGGGTAGGAGAACGCTGCCTTAAATCGCTGTGTGAGGACAGCAATGACTTGCAAGACCCAGTGTTGAGTAGCGCCCAGGCCCAGCGCCTCATGCAGCTCATCTGCTACCCACATCGGCTGCTGGACAATGAGGATGGGGAAAACCCCCAGCGGCAACGCATTAAGCGTATTCTCCAG AACTTGGACCAGTGGACCATGCGCCAGTCTTCCTTGGAGCTGCAGCTCATGATCAAGCAGACCCCTAACAAT GAGATGAACTCCCTCTTAGAGAACATCGCCAAGGCCACAATCGAGGTTTTCCAACAGTCTGCAGAGACAGGGTCATCTTCTGGAAACACTGCAAGCAACATGCCCAGCAGCAGCAAGACCAAGCCCGTGCTCAG CTCCCTAGAGCGCTCTGGTGTATGGCTGGTGGCTCCTCTCATTGCCAAACTGCCCACCTCAGTCCAGGGGCATGTGTTAAAGGCTGCTGGGGAAGAATTGGAGAAGGGCCAGCACCTGGGTTCCTCTTCGCGCAAAGAACGCGATCGACAAAAGCAAAAGAG CATGTCCCTGTTGAGCCAGCAGCCCTTCTTATCCCTGGTGCTGACGTGTCTGAAGGGTCAGGACGAGCAGCGCGAGGGACTCCTTACCTCCCTCTACAGCCAGGTCCACCAG ATTGTGAATAATTGGAGAGATGACCAGTACTTAGACGATTGCAAGCCAAAGCAGCTAATGCATGAGGCGCTCAAACTGCGGCTCAACCTG GTGGGGGGCATGTTTGACACGGTGCAGCGCAGCACCCAGCAGACCACGGAGTGGGCTGTGCTCCTCCTGGAGATCATCATCAGCGGCACTGTCGACATGCAGTCCAACAA TGAGCTCTTCACCACCGTCTTGGACATGCTGAGCGTGCTCATCAATGGGACCCTAGCTGCGGACATGTCCAGCATCTCCCAGGGCAGCATGGAGGAAAACAAACGTGCCTACATGAACCTGGTGAAGAAGCTGCGG AAGGAGTTGGGGGAGCGCCAGTCAGACAGTCTGGAAAAAGTTCGCCAGCTGCTGCCGCTGCCCAAGCAGACCCGAGATGTCATCACATGTGAGCCGCAGGGCTCCCTTATCGACACCAAAGGCAACAAGATCGCCGGCTTCGACTCCATCTTCAAGAAGGAG GGTCTACAGGTTTCCACCAAACAAAAGATCTCCCCCTGGGATCTTTTTGAAGGCTTGAAGCCATCAGCACCACTGTCTTGGGGCTGGTTTGGAACAGTCCGGGTGGACCGGCGCGTGGCCCGCGGAGAGGAGCAGCAGCGGCTGCTGCTGTACCACACGCACCTGAGGCCCCGGCCCCGCGCCTATTACCTGGAGCCACTGCCGCTGCCGCCGGAAGATGAggagcccccagcccccgccctgcTGGAGCCTGAGAAAAAGGCTCCAGAGCCCCCCAAAACTGACAAACCTGGGGCCGCTCCCCCCAGCACTGAGGAACGCAAGAAGAAGTCCACCAAGGGCAAGAAACGCAGCCAGCCGGCCGCCAAGACAGAG GACTATGGAATGGGCCCAGGCCGGAGTGGCCCCTATGGAGTGACAGTGCCTCCGGACCTCCTGCACCACACCAACCCTGGCTCCATATCCCACCTTAGCTACAGGCAGGGCTCCATAGGCCTCTACACCCAGAACCAGCCACTGCCGGCAG GTGGCCCCCGTGTGGACCCATACCGCCCTGTGCGGTTACCGATGCAGAAGCTGCCGACCCGACCACCTTACCCTGGAGTGCTGCCCACCACCATGACTGGCGTCATGGGACTGGAACCCTCCTCCTACAAGACGTCTGTGTACCGACAGCAGCAGCCTGCGGTGCCCCAGGGACAGCGCCTTCGCCAACAGCTCCAGGCAAAGATA CAGAGTCAGGGGATGTTGGGACAGTCATCTGTCCATCAGATGACTCCCAGCTCTTCCTACGGTTTGCAGACCTCCCAG ggCTATACTCCTTACGTTTCTCATGTGGGATTGCAGCAACACACAGGCCCCGCAGGTACCATGGTGCCCCCCAGCTACTCCAGCCAGCCTTATCAGAGCACCCACTCTTCTACCAATCCTACTCTTGTAGATCCTACCCGCCATCTGCAGCAGCGGCCCAGTGGCTATGTGCACCAGCAGGCCCCAACCTACGGACACGGGCTGACCTCTACTCAAAG GTTTTCCCACCAGACACTGCAGCAGACACCCATGATAGGCACTATGACCCCACTGGGCGCCCAGGGTGTCCAGGCTGGCGTCCGGTCGGCTTCCATCCTGcctgagcagcagcagcagcagcagcagcaacagcagcagcagcagcagcagcagcagcaacagcagcagcagcagcagcagcagcagcaacagtacCACAtccggcagcagcagcagcagcagatccTGCGG cagcagcagcagcagcagcagcagcagcagcagcaacagcagcagcagcagcagcagcagcagcaacagcagcagcagcagcagcagcagcagcagcaggcacaccagcagcagcagcagcaggcagctcctccccagccccagccccagtcccAGCCCCAG TTCCAGCGCCAGGGGCTTCAGCAGACCCAGCAACAACAGCAGACAGCAGCTTTGGTCCGGCAGCTCCAACAACAGCTCTCCA ATACCCAGCCACAGCCCAGTACCAACATATTTGGACGCTACTGA